A window of the Trichoderma asperellum chromosome 4, complete sequence genome harbors these coding sequences:
- a CDS encoding uncharacterized protein (EggNog:ENOG41~TransMembrane:3 (i40-59o65-83i113-132o)) yields the protein MFRSHPEESMHLRLHRARSVVLTSDELVEIRAAQRTFEGAYMRTALGLFSFSLVILKVFTEEFYPIGALFAAFGTAILLVSIYRRYQGNRQFFVAESADGNLHRKFRTSGDTVVLLTVLSLCAFATLLVLTWELKDV from the exons ATGTTTCGG TCGCACCCAGAAGAGAGCATGCATCTTCGGCTCCATAGAGCTCGGTCTGTGGTGCTGACTTCTGACGA ACTCGTCGAAATCCGCGCCGCCCAACGAACTTTCGAGGGTGCCTACATGCGCACCGCCCTgggcctcttctccttctccctcgtcatcctcaaaGTCTTCACAGAGGAATTCTACCCCATCGGTGCCCTCTTTGCCGCCTTTGGCACTGCCATTCTCCTCGTCTCCATCTACCGCCGGTACCAGGGCAACCGCCAGTTCTTCGTCGCCGAGTCGGCAGATGGCAACCTGCACCGGAAATTCCGGACCAGCGGCGACACTGTGGTCCTGTTAACTGTACTGAGTCTTTGCGCCTTTGCTACGCTTTTGGTGTTGACATGGGAACTTAAAGACGTATGA
- a CDS encoding uncharacterized protein (EggNog:ENOG41), producing MQPAMPPPRSPSRNFRGPPDSTMASTMRGNATHVLKRSYSTPSVGGVASTSFLESQPLAPQMNEKKRNKLGYHRTSIACGHCRRRKIRCIISSEDQNRCVNCIRLKKECSFHPVDQQQPYDQKLPPQTPTGSSIATASSSPAISRGSSVDQGTQRQQYPAIPVAPVPSMGAPTPQSEYFPPDLEGSANPMPSGSSYGVGEQPSRSWVSTDTDPSAMSKPRGQNMWQQSYQGDVSMGLGGQISPYADPSTVPAAWATSNFGPGRNEMGWNSGMPPPPRSMSFSGEVLGSHHTPQYYPTPHQNPVYQRQPNQFSHIYATVPVSETDENIEQAIDPAIMGTNVPPTTPIAWQQQQQQQQQQQRQQHQQQHQQQHHQVQDTQVGGAYRGWEGYSGDDGARRM from the exons ATGCAACCTGCGATGCCACCACCAAGGTCTCCCTCCAGAAACTTTAGGGGGCCCCCAGATTCCACAATGGCATCTACCATGCGAGGAAATGCTACCCATGTCTTGAAGCGATCTTACTCGACACCTTCAGTGGGTGGTGTAGCATCAACATCGTTCTTAGAGTCTCAACCATTAGCGCCGCAGatgaatgaaaagaagagaaataaacTAGGCTACCACAGAACGTCGATTGCCTGTG GTCACTGCCGTCGACGCAAGATACGCTGCATTATATCCTCAGAGGACCAGAATCGATGCGTGAACTGCATACGGCTCAAGAAAGAATGCAGCTTTCACCCAGtagaccagcagcagccatatgATCAGAAGCTACCACCTCAAACGCCCACTGGATCCAGCATCGCGACGGCCTCCTCATCACCGGCAATATCTCGTGGCAGCTCCGTTGACCAAGGGACACAGCGACAACAATATCCTGCGATACCTGTCGCCCCGGTGCCCAGCATGGGGGCCCCAACGCCTCAAAGCGAATATTTTCCACCAGACTTGGAAG GTTCGGCGAACCCCATGCCATCCGGGTCATCTTATGGTGTAGGGGAGCAGCCTTCTAGAAGCTGGGTCTCTACGGACACGGATCCAAGCGCAATGTCGAAACCTCGCGGTCAAAATATGTGGCAACAGTCATATCAAGGAGATGTTTCAATGGGCTTGGGTGGGCAAATTTCTCCATACGCAGATCCATCAACCGTACCTGCTGCCTGGGCTACTTCGAATTTTGGACCTGGTAGAAATGAAATGGGATGGAATAGCGGCATGCCACCGCCTCCTCGATCGATGTCCTTTAGTGGAGAAGTTCTAGGAAGCCATCATACTCCTCAGTACTATCCAACACCACACCAAAATCCGGTCTACCAAAGGCAGCCGAATCAGTTTTCTCACATCTACGCTACTGTGCCTGTTAGCGAAACGGACGAGAACATAGAACAAGCCATTGATCCGGCTATAATGGGCACCAATGTGCCCCCGACAACGCCTATAGCTtggcaacagcaacagcaacaacaacagcagcagcagcgtcaacagcatcaacagcagcatcaacagcagcaccatCAAGTGCAAGATACTCAGGTAGGGGGTGCCTATCGCGGGTGGGAAGGGTATAGTGGGGATGATGGAGCACGTCGCATGTAG
- a CDS encoding uncharacterized protein (EggNog:ENOG41~SECRETED:SignalP(1-26)~TransMembrane:7 (n13-21c26/27o339-368i389-412o418-440i480-500o506-525i537-556o568-597i)), translated as MARTTSQSTTRRALCLGAMLMTGVMGDQILTTTGFTDCGSLPSITIQQLSITYDNDAKTVTFDIEGVSTISENVTASLDVTAYGVNAFTNSFNPCDPKTFVNELCPLPNGPFTARGVQQVPAQYASMIPAIAFSVPDISAQAVMKLDRQSDKGMVACISAEVTNGKTMSVPAVSYVAAGIAGVSLVASGMTAIGSAMSGGAAGSGVGVASISPSFTDVAGWFQGMAMNGMLSVNYPPVYRSFAKNFAFSVGLIPWNGLLTGIDNFRANTGGNLTEDSVAYLRNLTRALESGNQTSSSDTGALARLVRRDDDVTITGHVTQTISGIKKFAESLSVPKSDVFMTALLVVAIIIAAIVAGILLVKVILEAWSLYGKFPESLIGFRNHYWRSIARTITSLILLLYGIWVLYCVFQFTLGDSWAAKVLAALSLAIFTGILAFFGFKIWITAHRLKAQHGDASKLYEEKENWIKYSMFYEAYQKSYWWLFIPMIAYTFIKGCIVAAGDGHGMAQTIVSFIVELAMLALLVFTRPFERRSSTMINIFIAVVRVLSVICVFVFVDEFNVEQTTQTVMGAVMIAIQSTLTVALALLVGWNAINATIKMNPHRKRRKDMEKLREESDDLTPLDARNTMLIQSKADLEAPMYPPIPSEHEENLPPYSKTGDRYYAPSIPESTYHPALSSGTTPSPMYRDLTGSRPQGESGHDFSRDYFAVGGDNSRPNSRGSTRGHSSDGHGVQPHEFIGSQNYSGYR; from the exons ATGGCTCGAACAACATCACAATCGACGACCCGCAGGGCGTTATGCTTGGGAGCGATGTTGATGACGGGAGTCATGGGCGATCAGATCCTGACGACGACTGGTTTTACCGACTGCGGAAGCTTGCCTTCCATCACGATTCAGCAACTCAGCATCACTTACGACAACGACGCCAAGACCGTCACATTCGACATTGAGGGAGTCAGCACTATTAGCGAGAATGTCACAGCGAGTCTCGACGTCACGGCTTACGGTGTCAACGCATTCACAAACAGCTTCAACCCCTGCGATCCAAAGACGTTCGTAAACGAATTGTGCCCATTGCCCAATGGACCTTTTACTGCTCGCGGAGTTCAGCAAGTCCCAGCCCAATATGCTTCCATGATTCCAGCAATTGCTTTCTCTGTCCCAGATATCTCTGCACAGGCAGTTATGAAGCTGGATAGGCAGTCTGACAAGGGCATGGTAGCCTGTATCTCCGCCGAGGTAACCAATGGAAAAACCATGAGCGTGCCAGCTGTTTCCTACGTGGCTGCGGGAATCGCCGGTGTATCTCTCGTTGCCAGCGGCATGACTGCAATTGGTTCGGCCATGTCTGGAGGCGCCGCAGGCTCTGGTGTTGGAGTCGCCAGCATTAGCCCTAGCTTCACAGACGTGGCTGGATGGTTCCAAGGCATGGCCATGAACGGTATGCTCTCAGTCAACTATCCCCCCGTCTACCGCAGCTTCGCAAAGAACTTTGCCTTCTCTGTCGGCCTCATTCCATGGAACGGTCTGTTGACCGGTATCGACAACTTCCGAGCCAACACTGGCGGTAACCTTACCGAAGACAGTGTCGCATACCTAAGAAATCTCACCAGAGCCCTTGAATCCGGCAACCAGACAAGCAGCTCAGATACGGGTGCTCTTGCAAGGCTCGTGCGCCGTGACGACGATGTTACCATCACGGGCCACGTCACTCAGACAATCTCAGGCATCAAGAAGTTTGCAGAGTCGTTGAGCGTGCCAAAATCAGACGTTTTCATGACTGCACTTCTTGTcgttgccatcatcattgctGCCATCGTCGCGGGTATCTTGCTAGTCAAAGTCATTCTCGAAGCCTGGTCTCTGTATGGTAAATTTCCTGAGTCTCTTATCGGATTCCGCAACCATTACTGGAGATCCATTGCTCGAACAATCACTTCTCTTATCCTGCTTCTATATGGAATCTGGGTACTGTACTGCGTCTTCCAATTCACCCTCGGTGACTCTTGGGCGGCCAAGGTGCTGGctgctctttctcttgcaATTTTCACTGGCATCCTCGCCTTCTTTGGATTCAAAATCTGGATTACGGCACACAGGCTTAAAGCTCAGCATGGCGATGCTAGTAAGCTCTatgaggagaaggaaaactGGATCAAGTATTCTATGTTTTATGAGGCCTATCAAAAGAGCTACTGGTGGCTTTTCATCCCCATGATTGCCTATACGTTTATCAAGGGTTGTATTGTTGCCGCGGGAGATGGCCATGGTATGGCTCAAACCATTGTCAGCTTCATTGTCGAGTTGGCAATGCTGGCCCTCTTGGTTTTCACACGCCCCTTTGAGCGCCGCTCCAGCACGATGATTAATATTTTCATTGCGGTAGTCCGTGTGCTATCTGTTATTTGcgtttttgtctttgtcgaCGAATTCAATGTTGAGCAGACGACACAAACCGTCATGGGCGCCGTCATGATCGCTATTCAGTCTACATTGACTGTTGCGCTTGCACTCCTTGTTGGATGGAATGCTATTAATGCTACCATCAAGATGAACCCTCACCGCAAGCGCAGAAAGGATATGG AGAAATTGCGTGAAGAATCGGATGATCTGACGCCTCTCGATGCCCGCAATACTATGCTCATTCAATCAAAGGCTGACTTGGAGGCACCCATGTACCCTCCTATCCCATCTGAGCACGAAGAGAACTTGCCTCCTTACTCCAAGACGGGAGACCGATACTATGCCCCCAGCATCCCAGAGTCGACATACCACCCGGCACTGTCTTCGGGTACTACGCCAAGCCCCATGTATCGCGACTTGACCGGTTCTCGACCGCAAGGAGAATCAGGCCACGACTTTTCGAGAGACTACTTTGCTGTAGGTGGGGATAACAGTCGACCAAACTCTAGAGGCTCTACCAGGGGTCATAGCTCCGATGGACATGGAGTACAGCCTCACGAGTTTATAGGGTCCCAGAACTACTCTGGATACCGTTAA
- a CDS encoding uncharacterized protein (EggNog:ENOG41), translated as MSSASAAAQGFSVPHDTDSPLTLDRDFDFDSQPRDPVAAGTGQQQQQQQQQRSSIDSNLLSPFLSRVNSDSLSPANPSETPAGSSTLSLYQSSDYSDFDDDPFFGANFTNPEVGTPSFLDDHSVWDLSLNNTPAVEPQQEHNANDDNYPLTPDQTASVHTLSPRSEERAALTRPDQHQLPSSISPQELQKPFKPNPLVIPAPQLTPSQTDSAQSSEDGLAPAPVDMRCQSPRVTISVWDKDNNGPVHTVERSFEDSPSTVRGGLESAGDLITSSMNYGQAKPVTRDSTGQWRRDPTTGLAGLDPKRRPGEAIASINEIMSRQEIEEKNGEVDKWLTGNLNEIVPPATPSPEDISAAEEQSRNSNDSIPLGDQTENKYIPGQTYYSPNGAGQLADEDYDIIYANRNWADAPILPSIRNSGESRHQPQSSQAAIERFERMCRDNDSIISRAATWGTRRRSLPSVVDVDIEGITSGNFLKKLSISRSGDKSNKSGSLLKDLRGLVRRPSGSHARKRSRSGQREASNEQAEQPPTHNKRDSLPHFSPMSRTPSWGKKHQTPSINTALVSMGQNFASIGTTHSRAGSISTIPPPPSKGPFPSLSVKGSLRRPRSKSDLPKPSAAPNNSNIDSGHSSLADMWRKSGGPPVAALRQAAAPVEPDDDDDDDDDFYEDNDMKMNPNIIDDITPNFAGFQQHIQTLNQALSPAHSYLVDRIAHQQIIRYKQLLNNKVKHLGLGANCPCGSLCLALGGSANLLSSRGGDNGNGKGLDALSTHYDDDDDVTPTEGAINQESFPTDIPMPPTQHLPAEFECQLCYQKKKFHKPSDWTKHVHEDVQPFTCTWDKCRDPKIFKRKADWVRHENEGHRHLEWWTCDVEDCRHTCYRRDNFLQHLVREHKFQEPKVKTKAAMKKVGTVDPTWQKVERCHVETNKQPHEEPCRFCGKVFPTWKKLTVHLAKHMEQISLPVLRLVAAKAKELAADTIISPVQDPPPRHEIPLIPDQNSPAMRYPDNGQQQLSSASPMPPLPQQQQQQPSSMPYPQAQNQFMYSQVMNPGQFHSSFYPQFDNISQNLHQNQSMAASPLVHGFDPGRRVQDLPVTSAPYGQGSNPYTAMTIQNEVEPFPPLNALGLQNVSVQVAAAPPMNTQMYDGMIDPSSVQGSPFSGHDTLSTYSHSPHQGATIHLDTKGWDDGQQASGFY; from the coding sequence ATGTCTTCCGCATCGGCAGCCGCTCAAGGGTTCTCCGTGCCTCACGACACCGACAGCCCTCTTACCCTCGATCGCGACTTTGACTTCGACTCTCAGCCCCGCGATCCAGTGGCAGCTGGTACtggacaacagcaacagcaacagcagcagcagcgctcaTCAATCGACTCAAACTTGCTATCACCCTTCCTATCTCGAGTTAACAGTGACTCTCTCTCCCCTGCGAACCCCTCAGAAACACCTGCCGGATCCTCGACATTGAGCCTCTACCAGTCCAGTGATTACAGCGACTTTGACGACGACCCTTTCTTCGGCGCCAACTTTACCAATCCCGAGGTCGGCACGCCATCCTTTTTGGACGACCACAGCGTATGGGACCTCTCACTAAACAACACCCCAGCAGTTGAACCTCAGCAAGAACATAATGCCAACGACGATAATTATCCTCTAACCCCGGATCAGACTGCTTCCGTCCATACATTATCACCACGAAGCGAGGAGAGAGCAGCTCTCACGCGACCGGATCAACATCAGCTACCCAGCTCCATCTCACCGCAGGAGCTTCAGAAGCCCTTCAAGCCCAATCCCCTTGTCATTCCAGCACCCCAGTTGACGCCAAGCCAGACGGATAGCGCACAGTCCAGCGAAGACGGATTAGCACCTGCTCCCGTCGATATGAGATGTCAGAGTCCTCGCGTCACCATCTCTGTATGGGACAAAGATAACAATGGTCCCGTCCATACCGTCGAACGTTCTTTCGAAGATAGTCCGTCGACGGTACGAGGGGGCCTCGAGTCTGCCGGAGACTTGATAACATCATCCATGAACTATGGTCAGGCCAAACCTGTTACTAGAGACTCTACGGGGCAATGGCGGCGCGACCCTACCACCGGCCTGGCCGGTTTGGATCCAAAGAGGCGGCCTGGGGAGGCCATCGCAAGCATTAACGAGATTATGAGCCGTCAAGAGATTGAGGAGAAAAATGGCGAGGTCGACAAATGGCTTACTGGTAATCTCAATGAGATTGTTCCCCCGGCCACGCCGTCTCCTGAGGATATTAGCGCCGCAGAAGAGCAGAGCCGCAACAGCAATGACAGCATTCCTCTTGGGGACCAAACTGAGAATAAATACATCCCCGGCCAAACTTATTACTCTCCTAATGGCGCTGGCCAGTTGGCTGATGAGGACTACGATATCATCTATGCTAATCGCAATTGGGCCGATGCCCCCATTCTTCCCTCTATCAGAAACAGCGGAGAGAGCCGTCATCAACCACAGAGCTCACAAGCCGCCATTGAGCGCTTCGAGAGGATGTGCCGTGATAATGACTCAATCATCTCTCGAGCTGCAACCTGGGGTACTCGCCGACGCAGCTTACCCAGCGTTGTCGACGTCGATATCGAGGGCATCACCAGCGGTAAtttcttgaagaagctctCCATCAGTCGAAGCGGTGATAAGAGCAACAAATCTGGCAGCCTCTTGAAGGACCTTCGCGGTCTTGTTCGGCGTCCTAGCGGTTCACATGCGCGCAAGCGCTCGCGTAGTGGACAGCGTGAGGCTTCAAATGAACAGGCAGAGCAACCACCAACTCACAATAAACGTGATAGCCTACCGCACTTCTCTCCCATGTCACGAACACCCAGCTGGGGAAAGAAGCACCAGACTCCCAGTATCAATACTGCCTTAGTATCCATGGGCCAAAACTTTGCTTCCATTGGTACTACGCATTCGCGCGCTGGATCTATCAGCACCATCCCGCCTCCACCTTCCAAAGGCCCCTTTCCCAGTCTTAGTGTGAAAGGCTCTCTAAGACGACCGCGAAGCAAGTCAGACTTGCCCAAGCCATCCGCCGCCCCCAACAACAGTAATATCGATAGTGGTCACTCTAGCCTCGCTGATATGTGGAGGAAATCTGGTGGACCGCCTGTAGCAGCCCTTAGGCAAGCCGCTGCTCCCGTCGAaccagacgacgacgatgacgacgacgacgattttTACGAAGATAACGACATGAAGATGAACCCCAATATCATTGATGACATCACTCCAAACTTTGCTGGCTTTCAACAGCACATCCAGACCCTGAACCAAGCACTATCCCCTGCACATAGCTACCTTGTAGATCGAATTGCCCACCAGCAGATTATTAGGTACAAGCAGCTACTTAATAACAAAGTCAAACACCTCGGCCTTGGGGCCAACTGCCCTTGCGGTTCGCTCTGCTTGGCACTGGGCGGCTCAGCGAACCTGCTGAGTTCAAGGGGAGGAGataatggcaatggcaagggATTAGATGCATTATCAACGCAttacgatgatgacgatgatgtcaCGCCGACTGAAGGCGCCATTAACCAGGAGAGCTTCCCAACTGATATACCCATGCCGCCAACACAACATTTGCCGGCAGAGTTTGAATGCCAGCTGTGttaccagaagaagaagttccACAAGCCATCCGACTGGACCAAGCATGTACACGAGGATGTGCAGCCTTTCACATGTACGTGGGATAAATGCCGGGATCCCAAGATCTTCAAGCGCAAGGCCGACTGGGTCCGCCATGAAAATGAGGGCCACCGCCACTTGGAGTGGTGGACGTGCGATGTTGAGGATTGCCGGCACACATGCTATCGCCGCGACAATTTCTTGCAACACCTCGTTCGTGAGCACAAATTCCAAGAACCCAAGGTGAAGACCAAGGCGGCAATGAAAAAGGTCGGCACAGTCGATCCAACGTGGCAAAAGGTTGAGCGCTGCCATGTAGAAACGAACAAACAGCCGCACGAAGAACCGTGCCGGTTCTGCGGCAAAGTATTCCCGACGTGGAAGAAGTTGACTGTTCACCTAGCCAAGCATATGGAGCAAATCTCGCTTCCTGTGTTGCGCTTGGTAGCggccaaagcaaaagaactGGCAGCGgacaccatcatcagccCAGTCCAAGACCCCCCTCCACGGCACGAAATTCCACTCATACCAGATCAAAATTCGCCTGCAATGCGATATCCAGAcaatggccagcagcagctttcctCGGCCTCACcaatgccgccgctgccgcagcagcagcagcagcaaccatCATCGATGCCATATCCGCAGGCCCAAAATCAATTCATGTATTCTCAGGTGATGAATCCTGGCCAATTCCACTCGTCTTTCTATCCTCAATTCGACAACATTAGCCAAAATCTACACCAAAACCAGTCAATGGCTGCTAGCCCGCTAGTTCATGGGTTTGACCCCGGCCGGCGGGTTCAGGACCTGCCCGTCACCTCGGCTCCGTATGGACAGGGGTCAAATCCGTATACCGCCATGACAATCCAAAATGAGGTGGAGCCATTCCCACCCCTGAATGCATTGGGTTTGCAGAACGTGTCTGTACAGGTCGCTGCTGCCCCCCCTATGAACACGCAGATGTACGACGGCATGATAGACCCTTCGAGCGTCCAAGGCAGCCCGTTCAGCGGACACGATACGCTGTCGACTTACTCACATTCCCCTCATCAGGGAGCTACTATTCATCTAGATACCAAGGGCTGGGATGATGGACAGCAGGCGTCTGGGTTTTATTGA